The Desmonostoc muscorum LEGE 12446 genome includes a region encoding these proteins:
- a CDS encoding DUF1815 family protein, translating into MFLRLAHQHRQFVQDLVMNLQALAVVLERRGYPASCYTCGDQMNSASFMVSLGDNHLIRFLVSDYGITWTEMRDDRELMKLEGAEAINQLQELANLVKQSMHTDTDSKTLAKKC; encoded by the coding sequence GTGTTTCTGAGACTAGCACATCAACATCGACAATTCGTACAAGACTTGGTAATGAACCTCCAAGCCTTGGCGGTTGTATTAGAGCGGCGTGGCTATCCTGCGTCCTGTTATACCTGTGGCGACCAAATGAATAGTGCATCATTTATGGTTAGCTTGGGTGATAACCACCTGATTCGGTTTTTAGTGTCGGATTACGGGATTACCTGGACAGAAATGCGGGATGATCGTGAATTAATGAAGTTAGAGGGTGCGGAGGCAATTAACCAGCTACAGGAGTTGGCTAATCTTGTCAAGCAATCTATGCATACTGATACAGACTCCAAAACTCTTGCTAAGAAGTGTTAA
- a CDS encoding Hsp70 family protein, which produces MNTSFQVVVAIDFGTSRSGFAYKFKESEDSVFRDIWPDNPSSYPKTATHLLISPEGKIQAWGYTAMKKLAELRAKGLAKDFFFARNFKMALHSGERDKNGPYVIHDGTGEKIPVINLIADYISLIKDEALKEIKNSTSGELKDEDIRWCLTIPAIWKDEDKDLMRRAAQKAGLIGSSDDEAERLFLVLEPEAAAIYCQEVDKNSLTPGTTMMIVDAGGGTLDITVHEVKEGGGLDEVAPGSGGPFGSMYVDKSFLEYLREKLSDELIVKFQDEEPVNFLAMLNEWERTKCGFDPETSGDVIYFPIQTKLYNLINKYKPEVLKRLADEQNGDDENIYLSRETMEAIFRHTLDGLVSTIEGEFRKLEQGVDIMFLVGGFSTSPVLRQRIEKEFGKRVKKIVMPPRPGVAILKGAASFGVNPSVIRARRSRLTYGVSYTPTFKEGVDLEGKKFWAADLKEYLCLDRFSTLVNIGSRVAVDAEITSTHVPTDCNQKNMLLKFFSTSKKEVRYTDEPSVTKLGELLVEMPFTTGGLDRIVEVKYYFGQTEIKIKAIDRTSGNEYKTSIRFSSSY; this is translated from the coding sequence ATGAACACATCATTTCAAGTAGTCGTTGCTATTGATTTTGGAACATCTCGTTCTGGTTTTGCTTATAAGTTCAAGGAATCGGAAGATTCTGTCTTCCGCGACATTTGGCCTGATAATCCCAGCAGCTATCCTAAAACTGCCACTCATCTGCTGATTTCTCCTGAAGGTAAAATTCAGGCTTGGGGCTATACAGCTATGAAAAAACTAGCTGAACTTCGAGCTAAGGGACTAGCTAAAGATTTTTTCTTTGCTCGTAACTTCAAAATGGCATTACATTCAGGAGAAAGAGATAAAAATGGACCCTATGTTATCCATGATGGTACAGGAGAAAAAATTCCTGTTATTAATTTGATAGCCGATTATATCAGCCTCATTAAAGATGAGGCACTGAAGGAAATAAAAAATAGTACATCTGGAGAATTAAAGGATGAAGACATACGATGGTGTTTGACCATACCAGCTATTTGGAAAGATGAAGACAAAGATTTGATGCGCCGCGCTGCTCAAAAAGCTGGACTGATTGGTTCGTCTGATGATGAAGCTGAACGTCTGTTTTTAGTATTAGAGCCAGAAGCGGCTGCTATCTACTGCCAAGAAGTTGATAAAAACTCACTCACCCCAGGTACTACGATGATGATCGTTGATGCTGGTGGAGGTACGCTAGATATCACTGTCCATGAGGTAAAAGAAGGTGGTGGACTTGATGAGGTAGCTCCCGGTTCAGGCGGACCATTTGGCTCTATGTATGTAGACAAGAGCTTTTTGGAATACTTACGGGAAAAACTTTCTGATGAACTTATAGTGAAATTCCAAGACGAAGAGCCTGTAAATTTTTTAGCAATGCTGAATGAATGGGAGCGAACAAAATGCGGTTTTGACCCAGAAACCAGTGGCGATGTAATATACTTTCCCATTCAAACAAAACTTTATAATCTCATTAACAAATACAAGCCTGAAGTTCTAAAAAGATTGGCTGATGAACAAAACGGAGATGATGAAAACATTTATCTCAGTCGTGAGACGATGGAGGCTATTTTTCGTCACACTTTAGATGGTTTAGTTTCTACCATTGAAGGCGAGTTCAGGAAGTTAGAACAAGGGGTTGACATTATGTTTCTGGTTGGTGGATTCTCAACTTCTCCTGTACTACGTCAGCGTATAGAAAAGGAGTTTGGCAAGAGAGTCAAGAAAATTGTTATGCCTCCACGTCCTGGTGTTGCTATTCTCAAAGGAGCAGCCTCTTTTGGTGTTAATCCTTCTGTCATTCGTGCAAGGCGAAGTCGGTTAACTTATGGAGTAAGTTATACGCCAACGTTTAAAGAAGGAGTCGATCTAGAAGGCAAAAAATTTTGGGCAGCAGACCTGAAAGAATACTTGTGTTTGGATAGGTTTAGCACGCTGGTTAACATCGGCTCTAGAGTAGCTGTTGATGCGGAAATTACATCTACACATGTACCTACAGACTGTAATCAGAAAAATATGCTCTTAAAGTTTTTCTCTACTTCAAAAAAGGAAGTTCGTTATACTGATGAACCAAGTGTAACTAAGCTTGGTGAACTATTGGTAGAAATGCCATTTACGACAGGAGGTCTTGACCGAATAGTAGAAGTAAAATATTATTTCGGACAGACAGAAATTAAGATAAAAGCAATAGATCGTACATCAGGTAATGAGTACAAAACTTCTATTCGCTTTTCATCTAGTTATTAA
- a CDS encoding C2 family cysteine protease, which produces MNDGDNLFDLSFEENSFEQSFDSDSSLHLNSNEQPANTEFYQHENRYEQSFKAESYHPKNHYEQPSNEFSYSQQNDYKQSFNTESYQQQNHYEEPLNEYSYSQQNPYDQSFNTKSYQQQNTYEQPLNEYSYSHQNPYELSLGNESYSQQNSDTSHNPHSNLTQSLKDPGIAHKFSESVSKDGIDRQEMISLMREAKDGGEIDAKELTDLRNIVDKDNLVRMSEDVRILSNKIVNGDPANDHSGIGNLSAGSNAEQMDKLIDKWYLGEGNPELKPIEEPNKDKTPTYPTYQKIKGSLFQYDINIQNDVGIKDVEQGQLGDCYLLAALAAVAEKSPQTIKEMIKDNNDGTYSVRFFREDENGKLIPDYVTVNSELPTIENGKAVYADWGSDPNKHELWVAVVEKAYAQMNESGRLKQENAKNSYVEIQGGYSGDAIEHITGQPSERFDLTSPNNEDENKIISEIKSGEIVTMESKPDLVKNNIVANHAYVVRYNPQNDKFSVHNPWGVQHAELTWDQIKESFSRAWIF; this is translated from the coding sequence ATGAATGATGGTGATAATCTTTTTGACTTATCCTTTGAGGAAAACTCATTTGAACAATCTTTTGATAGTGATTCATCCTTGCATTTAAATTCAAATGAACAGCCAGCAAATACAGAATTTTATCAGCATGAAAATCGTTATGAGCAATCTTTTAAGGCAGAATCATATCACCCAAAAAATCATTATGAACAACCTTCAAATGAATTCTCATACTCGCAACAAAATGATTACAAGCAATCTTTCAATACAGAATCATATCAACAACAAAATCATTATGAAGAACCTTTGAATGAATACTCATATTCGCAGCAGAATCCTTACGATCAATCCTTCAATACCAAATCATATCAGCAACAAAATACTTACGAACAACCTTTGAATGAATACTCATACTCGCATCAAAATCCTTACGAACTATCTTTAGGTAACGAATCCTATTCGCAGCAAAATTCTGACACATCACATAACCCACATAGCAATTTGACTCAGAGTTTAAAAGATCCTGGGATAGCTCATAAATTTAGTGAGTCCGTTTCTAAGGATGGAATAGATCGGCAAGAAATGATATCTCTCATGCGAGAGGCCAAAGATGGTGGTGAAATTGATGCAAAGGAATTGACTGATTTAAGGAATATAGTTGACAAAGATAATTTAGTACGGATGTCAGAAGATGTACGTATTTTATCTAATAAAATCGTCAACGGCGACCCTGCTAATGATCACTCTGGAATAGGCAACCTTTCCGCAGGTAGTAATGCCGAACAAATGGATAAATTGATTGATAAGTGGTATTTGGGTGAAGGGAACCCTGAACTTAAACCAATCGAGGAACCAAACAAGGATAAAACTCCTACTTATCCTACTTACCAGAAGATTAAAGGTTCCTTATTTCAATACGATATTAATATTCAAAATGATGTTGGCATTAAGGATGTAGAACAGGGACAACTTGGAGACTGCTATCTCCTAGCCGCTTTAGCAGCTGTAGCAGAAAAATCTCCTCAAACAATTAAGGAAATGATTAAAGACAATAATGATGGTACTTACAGTGTCCGCTTCTTTAGAGAAGATGAGAATGGTAAGCTAATCCCTGACTACGTTACGGTCAACAGTGAGCTACCAACAATTGAAAATGGTAAGGCAGTTTATGCAGATTGGGGTAGTGACCCTAATAAGCATGAGTTATGGGTGGCTGTGGTAGAAAAAGCTTATGCTCAAATGAATGAATCTGGTCGGCTTAAGCAAGAAAATGCAAAAAACTCTTATGTTGAAATTCAAGGTGGTTACTCAGGTGATGCAATAGAACATATTACAGGTCAACCCTCGGAACGCTTTGACTTAACTTCTCCAAATAATGAGGATGAAAATAAGATAATTTCTGAAATTAAATCTGGGGAAATAGTTACTATGGAGTCAAAACCTGATTTAGTAAAAAATAATATTGTTGCTAATCATGCTTATGTAGTTAGATATAACCCACAAAATGATAAATTCAGTGTTCATAATCCTTGGGGTGTTCAACATGCTGAACTCACCTGGGATCAAATTAAGGAATCTTTTTCACGAGCTTGGATATTTTAA
- a CDS encoding CHAT domain-containing protein has translation MQPNLRYVSVVTLTLLSVLGFGMVYPENHQVSTNTKLRCLTTSRCASRHLGEKAQALPQNNQLSEIERLNEEAIKQSQQGQSQQALQRLEKALAISREYGERSWEAVTFNNIGRVYQTQRKYSEALQSYQQAILINKELGDLVRLGKTYSNVGYLFDIQNKRELAILFYKGCVINREKARLNPSTLTAPQPDAYSITVSQTYRILGERLLKQKRIPEAQRTMDLLKVEELEEYLQNVPGNQRTAKGIDIVAEEKPIKHKLDQTVDNAIVLGKELTKLRKIPLQERSSQQKQRIEQLVLNQQQLLDEFNKFLDSPLVRAQIEQISRTARRQNLDLESLNQIRDNLARLPQKSALLYPLILKDSLELVLVTPDSPPIHRTVAVTGENLHETIGDFRQALINPSQNIKAPARQLYNWLIKPIEKDLKLSGTQTLIYAPDDQLRYIPLTALYDGKQWLVQRFGVNHITSASLTNLNTPKQSTLRVLAGAFTKGNYQIKVGNRQVAFAGLPFATREVESLAAAVPETKKLLDDAFTPGVTVPQMDDYTIVHLATHAAFVVGKPEDSFILFGNGDRVNFRNVATWSLPNVDLVVLSACETGLGGKLGNGEEILGFGYQMQQTGARAAIASLWSVDDGGTQALMSAFYNILSSEKLTKTEALRQAQISLITGNSKAKNDNTPATRVSNFSHPYYWAPFILIGNGL, from the coding sequence ATGCAGCCTAATCTCCGGTATGTTAGTGTTGTAACTTTGACTCTACTTAGTGTACTAGGTTTTGGGATGGTCTACCCAGAAAATCACCAAGTCAGTACGAATACAAAGTTGCGATGTCTAACGACAAGCCGCTGTGCGTCTAGGCATTTGGGAGAAAAAGCTCAAGCTTTACCCCAGAATAATCAACTCTCAGAAATTGAAAGACTCAACGAAGAAGCTATCAAACAATCTCAGCAAGGTCAATCGCAACAAGCTTTGCAAAGATTAGAAAAAGCATTAGCCATCAGTAGAGAATACGGTGAGCGTTCTTGGGAAGCTGTAACATTCAACAACATTGGCAGAGTATACCAAACTCAAAGAAAGTATTCCGAAGCACTCCAATCTTATCAGCAAGCGATATTGATTAATAAAGAACTCGGAGATCTAGTCCGACTTGGCAAAACCTATAGTAATGTAGGTTACTTATTCGATATCCAAAATAAACGAGAGTTAGCAATTCTTTTCTACAAAGGTTGCGTAATTAATCGTGAGAAAGCTCGTTTGAATCCATCAACACTAACTGCACCACAACCAGATGCTTACAGCATTACTGTTAGTCAGACATATCGGATTTTGGGTGAACGATTACTCAAACAAAAACGTATTCCTGAAGCGCAACGCACAATGGATTTACTCAAAGTTGAAGAACTAGAGGAGTATCTCCAAAATGTCCCAGGTAATCAACGTACCGCTAAAGGTATTGATATAGTGGCAGAAGAAAAACCAATTAAACACAAGTTAGATCAAACCGTAGATAATGCTATTGTATTGGGTAAAGAATTAACAAAACTCCGAAAAATTCCTCTCCAAGAACGATCGTCACAACAAAAACAACGCATCGAACAGTTAGTATTAAATCAACAGCAACTCTTGGACGAATTTAACAAATTTCTTGATAGTCCTCTAGTGAGAGCGCAGATAGAACAAATTAGCCGTACAGCTAGACGGCAAAATTTGGATTTAGAAAGTCTCAATCAAATTCGAGATAATTTAGCGCGATTGCCCCAAAAATCTGCACTACTCTACCCACTGATTTTAAAAGATAGCTTGGAATTGGTATTAGTAACTCCTGATTCTCCACCAATTCACCGCACTGTTGCTGTGACAGGCGAAAATCTTCATGAAACAATTGGAGATTTCCGCCAAGCTTTAATTAATCCCAGCCAAAATATCAAAGCACCTGCACGCCAATTGTATAATTGGCTAATTAAACCAATAGAAAAAGACCTGAAACTTTCAGGCACACAAACTCTAATTTACGCTCCAGATGATCAGTTACGCTACATTCCTTTAACTGCTTTATATGATGGCAAACAATGGCTAGTGCAGCGCTTTGGTGTCAATCACATTACATCTGCTAGCCTGACTAATTTAAACACTCCAAAACAATCTACTTTGCGAGTTTTAGCAGGTGCTTTTACTAAAGGAAATTATCAAATCAAAGTTGGGAATCGGCAGGTTGCTTTCGCTGGTTTGCCCTTTGCAACGCGGGAAGTGGAAAGTTTAGCGGCGGCGGTTCCTGAAACTAAGAAGCTTTTAGACGATGCTTTTACCCCCGGAGTTACTGTACCCCAAATGGATGATTATACAATTGTCCATTTAGCGACTCATGCAGCTTTTGTGGTGGGTAAACCAGAAGATTCATTTATTTTATTCGGGAATGGCGATCGCGTTAACTTTAGAAATGTCGCCACTTGGTCACTCCCCAATGTGGATTTAGTAGTCTTAAGTGCCTGCGAAACCGGCTTGGGAGGCAAATTAGGTAACGGTGAAGAAATTTTGGGCTTTGGCTATCAAATGCAGCAAACCGGCGCTAGAGCCGCCATCGCCTCGTTATGGTCTGTGGATGATGGTGGTACACAAGCACTAATGAGTGCTTTTTATAATATTCTCTCTTCTGAGAAACTGACTAAAACCGAAGCCCTAAGACAAGCTCAAATTTCATTAATTACAGGAAACTCGAAGGCAAAAAATGACAATACACCTGCAACGCGAGTTAGTAACTTTAGTCACCCATACTACTGGGCACCTTTTATTTTGATTGGCAACGGACTTTAG
- a CDS encoding acyl-CoA thioesterase, whose product MSETKPNQPKLSPTSALDKPSNHEFENWFEYPVRVQPHHTDYAGIVWHGSYLTWMEEARVECLRSIGIEFADLVALGCDLPVVELSVRYHRSIQLGMAAIVKTRMAEVTGVRINWDYAIVSTDGQQLYVTAKVTLVALDRERGKIMRQLPPSFKDALAKISAFNNS is encoded by the coding sequence ATGTCAGAAACAAAACCCAATCAACCAAAGTTATCACCAACTAGTGCCCTTGACAAGCCATCAAATCATGAATTTGAAAACTGGTTTGAATATCCTGTAAGAGTGCAACCCCACCACACTGACTATGCAGGTATTGTCTGGCACGGTTCCTATCTAACTTGGATGGAAGAAGCACGGGTTGAATGCTTGCGATCTATCGGTATTGAATTTGCTGATTTAGTAGCTTTAGGTTGTGATTTACCAGTTGTAGAATTGTCGGTGCGGTATCATCGTTCAATTCAATTGGGTATGGCGGCGATAGTTAAAACCCGTATGGCTGAGGTTACTGGCGTCCGGATCAATTGGGATTATGCCATTGTCTCAACTGATGGACAACAATTATACGTCACTGCCAAGGTGACCTTAGTAGCTTTAGATCGTGAAAGAGGTAAGATTATGCGTCAGTTACCGCCAAGTTTTAAGGATGCATTGGCTAAAATTTCAGCATTCAATAATAGTTGA
- a CDS encoding 1-deoxy-D-xylulose-5-phosphate reductoisomerase, whose amino-acid sequence MKAITLVGSTGSIGTQTLDIVSQYPDQFRIVGLAAGSNVEMLAAQIRQFRPKIAAICLEDKFPALKEAVKDLDPQPILLAGEAGVIEVARYSEAQTVVTGIVGCAGLLPTIAAIEAGKDIALANKETLIAGGPVVLPLIEKHGVKLLPADSEHSAIFQCLQGVPKNGLRRILLTASGGAFRDWDVEKLAEVTVADALKHPNWSMGRKITVDSATLMNKGLEVIEAHFLFGLGYDDIEIVIHPQSIIHSLIELQDTSVLAQLGWPDMRLPLLYALSWPDRIYTNWERLDLVKAGNLTFREPDHQKYPCMQLAYAVGKAGGSMPAVLNAANEQAVALFLSEKIRFLDIPRCIEWVCDRHQNDNRTNPSLDDILAADQWARQEVLTAIEKLETDSRLISLR is encoded by the coding sequence GTGAAAGCGATTACTCTTGTTGGTTCTACTGGTTCTATTGGGACTCAGACTTTAGATATTGTTAGTCAGTACCCAGATCAATTTCGGATTGTGGGATTGGCAGCTGGGAGCAATGTCGAAATGTTAGCTGCTCAAATTCGGCAATTTCGACCGAAAATAGCAGCAATTTGCTTAGAAGATAAATTCCCAGCACTCAAAGAAGCCGTTAAAGACCTCGATCCGCAACCCATTCTACTGGCTGGCGAAGCCGGAGTCATAGAAGTTGCCCGCTACAGCGAAGCGCAAACGGTTGTCACCGGAATCGTGGGTTGTGCTGGTTTGCTACCAACGATCGCAGCTATTGAAGCTGGTAAAGATATCGCCTTGGCAAATAAGGAAACTCTAATTGCTGGCGGCCCCGTAGTTCTACCCCTAATCGAAAAACACGGTGTAAAATTACTACCTGCTGATTCCGAACATTCTGCGATATTTCAATGCCTACAAGGTGTGCCAAAAAATGGTTTGCGACGGATTTTACTGACTGCATCTGGTGGGGCTTTTCGGGATTGGGATGTAGAAAAGTTAGCAGAAGTGACCGTTGCTGATGCTTTGAAACATCCAAATTGGTCGATGGGGCGTAAAATCACAGTAGACTCTGCTACTTTGATGAATAAAGGACTGGAAGTCATTGAGGCTCACTTCCTGTTTGGGTTAGGTTATGACGATATTGAAATTGTCATTCATCCCCAGAGCATTATTCACTCGCTGATTGAACTGCAAGATACCTCAGTTTTAGCCCAACTCGGTTGGCCAGATATGCGTTTACCCTTACTGTATGCTTTATCTTGGCCCGATCGCATTTACACTAACTGGGAACGCTTAGATTTAGTGAAAGCTGGAAATTTAACCTTCCGCGAACCAGATCACCAAAAGTATCCTTGTATGCAATTGGCTTATGCTGTGGGTAAAGCTGGCGGTTCCATGCCCGCTGTGTTGAATGCCGCAAATGAACAAGCCGTGGCTTTATTTTTATCAGAAAAAATTCGGTTTTTAGATATTCCTCGGTGTATCGAATGGGTGTGCGATCGCCATCAAAATGATAACCGTACAAATCCCTCTTTAGATGACATTTTGGCAGCAGATCAATGGGCAAGACAAGAAGTTTTAACAGCAATTGAAAAGTTAGAAACTGACTCCCGTCTAATTTCTTTGCGATAA